In Clostridium sp. DL-VIII, the following proteins share a genomic window:
- a CDS encoding cysteine desulfurase family protein: MEVYFDNSSTTKPTEDVIDEVALGMKEFYGNPSALHNIGLKSERKLKECREILARTINASENEIYFNSGGSEGNNLVLKGSLKDGVHFITTPFEHASILNTIKKFEDKDVKVTFLKIKENGKIDLEHLKNSITKETVLISIMHVNNEIGVIQDLEEIGQIIKENSNRAKFHVDAVQSYGKLFIDVKKMNIDFLTVSAHKFHGPKGVGFIYIKKPNALIPLIEGGAQEFGLRAGTQNVPGIMGMSLASKNANYNMKENYEKVLKIKKKFIDKLREIPDIRINSLLNEEFSPYILNVSFVGARGEVLLHFLEEAGIYVSTGSACSSKEREKNGGSYVLKALGLSKDEISGGIRFSFSDDNNEEEVDYVMEVLEKGLKFLRRIKK; this comes from the coding sequence AAGTCGCTTTGGGTATGAAAGAGTTCTACGGGAACCCATCAGCTTTGCATAATATAGGTTTAAAAAGTGAAAGAAAACTTAAAGAATGTAGAGAGATACTAGCTAGGACTATAAATGCTAGTGAAAATGAAATATACTTTAATTCAGGTGGAAGTGAAGGGAATAATTTAGTTCTTAAGGGGAGTCTAAAAGATGGAGTACATTTTATAACAACACCTTTCGAGCATGCTTCCATATTAAACACCATTAAAAAATTTGAAGATAAGGATGTTAAAGTAACATTCTTGAAGATAAAAGAAAATGGCAAGATTGATTTAGAACATTTAAAAAATTCTATAACTAAGGAAACTGTGTTAATTTCAATAATGCATGTTAATAATGAAATTGGAGTGATTCAAGATTTAGAAGAGATAGGCCAAATAATAAAGGAAAATAGTAATAGGGCTAAGTTTCATGTTGATGCAGTCCAAAGTTATGGAAAACTCTTTATAGATGTGAAGAAGATGAACATAGATTTCTTAACAGTAAGTGCTCATAAATTTCATGGGCCAAAGGGTGTAGGATTTATATATATTAAAAAACCTAATGCGCTCATTCCGTTAATAGAAGGAGGAGCTCAGGAATTTGGATTGAGAGCAGGAACACAAAATGTACCTGGAATTATGGGGATGAGTTTGGCTTCAAAAAATGCAAACTATAATATGAAAGAAAATTATGAGAAAGTTTTAAAGATAAAGAAAAAATTTATCGATAAATTAAGAGAGATACCAGATATAAGAATTAATAGCTTATTAAATGAAGAGTTCTCGCCATATATTTTAAACGTATCTTTTGTAGGTGCAAGAGGGGAAGTGTTACTTCACTTTTTAGAGGAAGCAGGAATATACGTATCGACAGGTTCAGCTTGTTCATCTAAAGAAAGGGAAAAAAATGGTGGAAGCTATGTTTTGAAAGCATTAGGACTAAGTAAAGATGAAATATCTGGTGGAATTAGATTTTCTTTTTCTGATGATAACAATGAGGAAGAAGTTGATTATGTAATGGAAGTCTTAGAAAAAGGACTTAAATTTTTAAGGAGGATTAAGAAATAA
- the hisZ gene encoding ATP phosphoribosyltransferase regulatory subunit, with protein sequence MSKRNMIPEGTRDLILDECTIKRNLERNVDGLFEKWGYKEVITPTLEFYETFNYNSQSLREEDMYKFFDNRGRILVLRPDMTIPIARVVETKLKDVGLPIKLRYTSNVFRVHESLGGKRNEYTDCGVEFVGLEDKKSDLEILVLALEALKKLGLKDFKLEIGNIGFFNGAFRNLEIDQKYKEIIARFIEDKNLKSLEEYLANLDIKDEYKRFFNKLPWMFGDKQVLEEAKKLAFNEDIKENLEYLEMLYFELNELGYGENITFDLGMVPGLNYYTGIIFRGYGEGVGNTLLRGGRYDNLINISKSSIPAVGFSIDINSVIPIVKLNNNLLNKDEYKIYYCERDTIEAIRKSEELRSKGYIVDLLPKDDIKEIKIVKSGEM encoded by the coding sequence ATGAGTAAGAGAAATATGATTCCGGAAGGAACAAGAGATTTAATATTAGATGAATGCACTATAAAAAGAAATTTAGAGAGGAATGTTGACGGTCTTTTTGAAAAGTGGGGATACAAAGAGGTTATAACACCAACATTAGAATTTTATGAGACCTTCAATTATAACTCTCAGTCATTAAGAGAAGAAGATATGTACAAGTTCTTTGATAATAGAGGAAGAATATTGGTACTACGACCAGACATGACGATTCCTATAGCTAGGGTAGTAGAAACTAAGTTGAAGGATGTAGGATTACCCATAAAACTTCGATATACTTCGAACGTGTTTAGAGTTCATGAGAGTCTTGGTGGAAAAAGAAATGAATATACAGATTGTGGTGTTGAATTCGTAGGATTAGAAGATAAAAAGTCTGATTTGGAAATTTTGGTATTAGCTTTAGAAGCTTTAAAGAAATTAGGCTTAAAGGATTTTAAATTAGAAATAGGAAACATTGGATTCTTTAATGGGGCATTTAGAAATTTAGAAATAGATCAAAAGTATAAAGAAATTATTGCACGGTTTATAGAAGATAAAAATCTAAAGAGTTTGGAAGAATATCTAGCAAATCTAGATATTAAAGATGAATATAAAAGATTCTTCAATAAGCTGCCATGGATGTTTGGAGATAAGCAGGTCCTTGAAGAAGCAAAGAAATTAGCATTTAATGAAGACATAAAGGAAAATTTGGAATATTTAGAGATGTTATATTTTGAACTTAATGAATTAGGATATGGAGAAAATATAACTTTTGATTTAGGAATGGTTCCGGGTTTAAATTATTATACTGGGATTATATTCAGAGGTTATGGTGAAGGGGTAGGAAATACACTTTTAAGAGGCGGAAGATATGATAACTTAATTAATATTTCTAAAAGTAGCATTCCAGCAGTGGGGTTTTCTATAGATATTAACTCTGTAATTCCAATAGTAAAGCTTAATAATAATTTGCTAAATAAAGATGAATATAAGATATATTATTGTGAAAGGGATACAATTGAAGCTATAAGAAAAAGTGAAGAACTTAGAAGTAAAGGATATATAGTTGATTTATTGCCAAAAGACGATATTAAAGAAATAAAAATAGTTAAAAGTGGGGAAATGTAA
- the thiI gene encoding tRNA uracil 4-sulfurtransferase ThiI, with amino-acid sequence MKELILVKYAPEIFLKGLNRGKFERKLRDNIGKKLEGITAEFIHDSGRYFIKTDEIEESIKRISKVFGILEVCLVREVELDFNSIQEVALEKVKEAKGSTFKINTNRANKKFELNSMEVSRKVGGYVLNNYEEEISVDVKNPEILINIEIRNNYAYIWSNDDITKAVAGLPYGMNGSTMLMLSGGIDSPVAGYLMAKRGVEVSCVYYHSHPYTSERAKDKVKDLAKILAQYTEKINLYVVPFTDIQMEIINKCREDELTIIMRRFMMRIACVLAEKYGINSVSTGESIGQVASQTMDGLVVSDDCADRPAFRPLIAMDKTDIMEIARKIGTYETSILPYEDCCTIFVPKHPKTNPKLDMIRKEEEKLNIDELVANSIENIEVITF; translated from the coding sequence ATGAAAGAACTTATATTAGTAAAATATGCCCCGGAAATATTTTTAAAGGGATTAAATAGAGGGAAATTTGAGAGGAAATTAAGAGATAATATAGGAAAGAAGCTTGAAGGAATAACAGCAGAATTTATTCATGATAGTGGAAGATATTTCATTAAAACTGATGAAATAGAAGAAAGTATAAAGAGGATAAGCAAGGTATTTGGTATACTTGAGGTATGTTTAGTTAGAGAAGTCGAGCTAGATTTCAATAGTATACAGGAAGTTGCTTTAGAAAAGGTTAAAGAAGCCAAAGGAAGTACCTTTAAGATTAATACTAATAGAGCTAATAAAAAGTTTGAGTTAAATTCTATGGAAGTTTCAAGAAAAGTTGGAGGCTATGTGCTTAACAATTATGAGGAAGAAATAAGTGTTGATGTTAAGAATCCTGAAATTTTGATTAATATTGAAATAAGAAATAATTATGCTTACATCTGGTCAAATGACGATATAACAAAAGCTGTTGCAGGTCTTCCTTATGGAATGAATGGCAGCACAATGCTCATGTTGTCTGGAGGGATTGATTCTCCAGTAGCTGGATACCTTATGGCAAAAAGAGGCGTAGAAGTAAGCTGTGTTTATTACCATAGCCATCCGTATACATCGGAGAGAGCCAAAGATAAGGTTAAAGATTTAGCTAAAATATTAGCTCAATATACAGAAAAGATAAATCTATATGTAGTTCCGTTTACAGATATACAAATGGAGATAATAAATAAATGTAGAGAAGATGAGCTTACTATTATAATGAGAAGGTTCATGATGAGAATAGCATGTGTTCTTGCAGAAAAGTATGGAATAAATTCGGTGAGTACAGGGGAAAGTATAGGTCAAGTAGCTAGTCAGACCATGGATGGACTTGTTGTGAGTGATGACTGTGCTGATAGGCCAGCATTTAGACCATTAATAGCTATGGATAAAACAGATATAATGGAAATAGCGAGAAAAATTGGTACATATGAAACTTCGATTCTTCCATACGAAGATTGTTGTACAATTTTTGTTCCAAAGCATCCAAAAACTAATCCTAAGCTTGATATGATAAGAAAAGAAGAAGAAAAATTAAATATAGATGAGTTAGTGGCTAATTCAATTGAAAATATTGAAGTTATAACATTTTAG
- a CDS encoding aminotransferase class I/II-fold pyridoxal phosphate-dependent enzyme, which yields MGIYNEYINAYDEYTINLDSNEIYLEMNENILMKMKSCLINTELHRYPTNEMKTIKELYARYADTQSKNIIVGNGSDEMIELVISKTIKQGKKALTLGPDFVMYDFFVSRFGGELTKYDIGKTMKFNVDEFIKIGEQEDIDLIIFSNPNNPTGIGIGIENIVSILEAFKDKVVLIDEAYYEFHGKTMIPYINKYKNLIVTRTLSKAWGLASLRVGFLITNEESICELLNYKVPYTMSSFSQNLASIVLRYPENVVNNAKQIIEQREELYKNLKKVQKNAAMNIQFYPSKGNYIYGKTPHKDALIKGLEDNGVIIRDFRDDTFRITVGSPMQNRKVVDAIKKIFLY from the coding sequence ATGGGAATTTATAATGAGTATATCAATGCTTATGATGAATATACCATAAATCTAGATAGTAATGAAATTTATCTAGAGATGAATGAAAATATATTAATGAAAATGAAATCTTGTTTAATCAATACAGAATTGCACAGATATCCTACAAATGAAATGAAAACTATAAAAGAGCTATATGCAAGATATGCAGATACACAGAGTAAAAATATTATTGTAGGAAATGGGTCAGATGAAATGATAGAGCTTGTAATAAGCAAGACGATTAAACAAGGAAAGAAAGCATTAACTTTAGGACCTGATTTTGTAATGTATGATTTTTTTGTATCAAGATTTGGCGGTGAACTCACAAAATATGATATAGGTAAAACTATGAAGTTTAATGTGGATGAATTTATTAAGATTGGAGAGCAAGAAGATATTGATTTAATTATTTTTTCAAATCCTAATAATCCTACGGGAATAGGTATTGGAATAGAAAATATAGTTTCTATATTAGAGGCATTTAAAGATAAAGTAGTTCTTATAGATGAGGCATATTATGAATTTCATGGGAAGACAATGATTCCGTATATAAATAAATATAAGAATTTAATTGTTACACGAACACTTTCAAAGGCATGGGGCCTTGCGTCATTAAGAGTTGGATTTTTAATTACTAATGAAGAAAGCATATGTGAGCTGTTAAACTATAAAGTTCCTTACACAATGAGTTCGTTTTCTCAAAATTTAGCTTCTATTGTTTTAAGGTATCCAGAAAATGTTGTTAATAATGCAAAGCAAATAATTGAACAAAGAGAAGAATTATATAAAAACCTTAAAAAAGTTCAAAAAAATGCAGCGATGAATATACAGTTTTACCCGTCAAAAGGTAATTATATATATGGAAAAACACCGCATAAGGATGCTCTTATAAAAGGACTTGAAGATAATGGTGTTATTATTAGAGATTTTAGAGATGATACCTTTAGAATTACTGTAGGATCTCCTATGCAGAATAGAAAAGTAGTGGATGCCATTAAAAAAATTTTCTTATACTAA
- the hisD gene encoding histidinol dehydrogenase, protein MLSLIKITEDNKKSLISELKGRITETEQDVILSVTSILSKVKKEGDKALFEFTKSFDKVDLKNLKVSAKELDECFSKVDDDFLKALEEAKANIEEYHKKQKSNGFLLTKDKGVYLGQRVLPLEKVGVYVPGGTAAYPSSVLMNVIPAKVAGVSEIIMVTPPDKDGGINPYIGVAAKVAGIDKIYKVGGAQAVGALAYGTESIEKVDKIVGPGNLFVATAKKLVFGEVDIDMIAGPSEILVIADEKSDPSFVAADLMSQAEHDKLASAILVTTSKELYEKVEVELEKQVRTLEREDIIRTSLNDFGNAIICKDIEECIDISNAIAPEHLEIMVDDPMRYLGMVRNAGSVFLGRYCPEPIGDYFGGTNHVLPTSGTARFFSPLSVDSFIKKSSFIYYSKEAIKENGEKIITLANKEGLTAHANSVKVRLNNGNL, encoded by the coding sequence ATGTTAAGTTTGATAAAAATTACGGAAGATAATAAGAAGAGCTTGATAAGTGAACTTAAAGGCAGAATTACAGAAACAGAGCAAGATGTAATTTTATCGGTGACAAGTATTTTATCAAAGGTGAAAAAAGAAGGAGATAAAGCACTATTTGAATTTACTAAATCATTTGATAAAGTGGATCTTAAAAATTTAAAAGTGTCCGCTAAGGAATTGGATGAATGTTTTAGTAAAGTCGATGATGATTTTCTTAAGGCCTTAGAAGAAGCAAAGGCAAATATAGAAGAATATCATAAAAAACAAAAATCAAATGGTTTTTTACTAACTAAGGATAAAGGTGTTTATTTAGGACAAAGAGTTCTTCCACTTGAAAAAGTTGGAGTATATGTCCCAGGAGGAACAGCTGCATATCCATCTTCAGTACTAATGAATGTAATACCTGCAAAGGTTGCAGGTGTAAGTGAAATTATAATGGTGACTCCGCCGGACAAGGATGGCGGTATTAATCCATATATAGGAGTAGCAGCTAAGGTTGCTGGAATAGATAAAATATATAAAGTTGGAGGAGCACAAGCAGTTGGGGCTTTGGCTTATGGAACAGAAAGTATTGAGAAAGTTGATAAAATTGTGGGGCCTGGAAATTTATTTGTCGCTACTGCAAAAAAATTAGTATTTGGAGAAGTTGATATTGATATGATTGCAGGGCCTAGTGAAATTTTAGTCATTGCAGATGAAAAATCTGATCCTAGCTTTGTGGCAGCAGATTTAATGTCACAAGCAGAACATGATAAGTTGGCATCTGCTATATTAGTTACAACATCTAAAGAGTTATATGAAAAAGTTGAAGTTGAATTAGAAAAACAAGTTAGAACTCTTGAACGCGAAGATATAATAAGGACATCGCTTAATGATTTCGGGAATGCTATAATTTGTAAGGATATTGAGGAGTGTATTGATATTTCTAATGCAATTGCACCTGAGCACTTGGAAATTATGGTTGATGATCCTATGAGATATTTAGGTATGGTTAGAAATGCTGGATCTGTATTCTTAGGAAGATATTGTCCAGAACCCATAGGAGATTATTTTGGAGGAACAAATCATGTATTGCCTACAAGTGGAACAGCAAGATTCTTTTCACCTTTATCAGTTGATAGTTTTATAAAGAAATCATCGTTCATCTATTATTCAAAGGAAGCAATTAAGGAAAATGGAGAAAAAATCATAACATTGGCTAATAAAGAAGGTCTAACAGCTCATGCTAATTCTGTGAAAGTGAGATTGAACAATGGGAATTTATAA
- the hisG gene encoding ATP phosphoribosyltransferase yields MSISIALTKGRLEEETIKILDKANFDPSELKNKGRKLVFRDKTQDIKYFLVKAADSITYVEHGVADLGVVGKDTILESDNNCYEVLDLGFGKCGFIVASLPENDIFKKVGHIKIGSKYPKVAKSYFKEKGMDVEVIKIEGSVELAPILGLCDGIVDIMETGTTLKENGLVVLDRICEISARLIVNKASFKMKQNEIWEFIDKIKKVINN; encoded by the coding sequence ATGAGCATAAGCATAGCATTGACAAAAGGAAGACTAGAGGAAGAAACAATTAAAATTTTAGATAAAGCTAACTTTGATCCTTCAGAATTAAAAAATAAAGGAAGAAAATTAGTATTTAGAGATAAAACACAAGATATAAAGTATTTTTTAGTAAAGGCTGCTGATTCAATAACATATGTAGAACATGGTGTAGCAGATCTTGGGGTTGTCGGCAAAGATACCATTTTAGAAAGTGATAATAACTGTTATGAAGTATTAGATTTAGGCTTTGGAAAATGCGGATTTATAGTAGCATCATTGCCAGAAAATGATATATTCAAGAAGGTTGGGCATATAAAGATTGGAAGTAAATATCCTAAGGTTGCCAAAAGTTATTTTAAGGAAAAAGGCATGGATGTCGAAGTTATAAAAATAGAGGGATCTGTAGAGCTTGCTCCAATTCTTGGTTTATGTGATGGTATAGTAGATATAATGGAAACAGGTACGACATTAAAAGAGAACGGATTAGTTGTCTTAGACAGAATTTGTGAAATAAGCGCTAGATTAATTGTTAACAAGGCTAGTTTTAAAATGAAGCAAAATGAAATTTGGGAATTCATAGATAAAATTAAAAAAGTTATTAATAATTGA